Genomic DNA from Panthera uncia isolate 11264 chromosome E3, Puncia_PCG_1.0, whole genome shotgun sequence:
AGTGCCAGTCCACGGTACTTTACCGTCTGGTCACTTCTGTAGGTCTGACCTGCGCTGTCTGGTTTGTAGACAGTCGCGTTACACTCCCCCTCTTGCTAAGCCCACATCACCATGCAGATACCAGGTGACATGTCTCCTCTTACGTCAAATCTGAGCGGAGGGGGTCTGGTCTCGGATGTTCCTTGCTTTGTAACTCAATATATCGGAGTGAGCCTTAAAGGCATGTTCAGTCTGTTACTTAGCTTCATCCACGGTTCCAGTGTCCAAGGGTTCAGCCATCTGTGAAGTCCCTGTCCCTTCTGGAAGCTTAACCAGGGATGAATGTCCCATCTCTGAGCTCCTGATAGAGCCCTGGGTTAGACATGTCTAGACTATTAAACAAAACAAGTGTTAGACTAGCGGTTCTCAAATTTTTTGGCATTGGAATCCtttacattgttaaaaaaaatgaggccTCAGGGACAGCTGGCTGGCTCTGTAGGTAGGTagagcctgcgactcttgatcttggagttgtaaatAACAGCCCCAGggtgggtgtagcgattacttaaaagttaatttaaggggcgcctgggtggcttagtcggttgagcgtctgacttccgctcaggtcaggatctcacggttcctgaattccagccccatatcgggctctgtagtgacagctcagagcctggagcctgcttcagattttgtgttcccctctctctccgccccacccctgcttgtgctctgtctctctctgtctttcaaacatgaataaacataaaaataatttaaaaataattttaaaatgttttaaaaaattgaggccCAAGAGATCTTTTGTTTATATGGGTTGTGTCTTCATACTtattgtattagaaattaaaacgggtgcctgggtggctccgctcTGGTGGTTAAactcccaactcttggtttcagctcaggtcacaatctcagggttagtgagtttgagcccggaatgggtgctaacagtgtggagcctgcttgggattctctcactcccctcccacctctctctctctctctctctctctctgcccttacccctcttgctctctctctcaaaataaataaactttacaaaaaagaaaacaaattttaaatgtttattaatgcaCTTAAAAATTGCAGtaacaaatccatagagacagagtaGATCAGAAGTTGGTGAAGTGTTGGTGAATTAGGATTATTGCTATTAGTTAGGTATAGAGTTTCTTTctgggtgatagaaatgttctagaattagtgTGATAGTTGTACAGCAtggtgaatatactaaaaacactgaagtatacacttaaaaatgataagTGAATTGTACCtccatttaaaaatcttcccCCAAAATTACAATAACAAACCTATTACAcagaatataaataacattttacttttaaagataactagtttttaaatgtccataaGATTTaccatttaaagtttatttattttgagagtgagtgagtggggaggagcagagagagagtcctaagcaggctctgctcacagggcttgaactcatgaactatgagatcatgacctgggccgaaaccgagagtcggatgcttaaccaactgagccacccaagtgcgccccaaaaataaatttggaaattttttccaaagcaaaacaatagtgagaagagtggcattgttttatgtttttgtttttttttgttgttgttgtttacaaatATGTCTGGCTTAAGAGAAAATAGCTGTATTCTCATACCTGCTTCTGCATTCTGTATGTTGTGATATCAGTACATCATATAGCTTCTCGAGAACTGTAAGGATGCAAGGAGAAAAGTCAAATGGCATCttagttttattatgaaaatggttTTGGCCTTGTGGacactccctccccccctccacccccaccctggccgAGACACTTTCAGAATCTCCTAGACTACCCTTGGGAAACTATGGACTTACACCATTGGCAGTTTGGTCTCCCCCCACACTTCAGAAAAGGCTCTTCAGGTTTTCACATTTGTTGCCAGTCCCCAGAAATTTGGTAAGATACCTGCCGGAAGTAGTGGAAAGAGCATAGGTCACGGAGTCAGGACTTCCTAGGTTGAATAAATAGCTTAGGGACAGGGCTTTGTATCAGACCACCCAGGGTAGGGgtttagcctctctgtgcctccatttcctgaGGTGGTTAAAGGGATTAATGGTTGAATCTGCCTCCTAGGGTTTTAAGGATGTGCATTTGCCTGGTGGAAATTAGGTTCTGAAATACCTGACAGGTGAAGAGAAAGAagcagtggatttttttttttttttttttaaatctccagatGAGACCCTTGCGAAGCAAAGCAGAACAGAGGAAAGTCATGAGTTTACGCCATAACAACAGGAAGGAGACTAGTTAGCGAGGAAGACCGTTCTGTCCTTTAAGCCTGGGAAGATATAAATGAGGATCATCTGGGGTGAGAGACACAGCAGCAGTGATGAAGAAGGGAATTGGCGCTGGAAAAGACCAGATCTGGGGGGCCAGGTGGGGAAGGACTCCTGGGAGAGATAACAGAGCACACGGGTGGCCAGGAAGCCTTGCCAGTCTGCCAGGTGGACATCCTTTTCCTTCACGTCATAGACTCTGTATAAGAGCTACGggggttggggggttggggggaggttcCTAAAAGGAACCGCAGGTCCTTTACTGAAGGCACGGAGGTGGGCTCTGAAGGGCTGCTGTGCATGGGCAAGTGTGACCTGCTCACTGCAGAGGACGCCTCGAGAAGACAAAACGGAGTGGCACATTCACATTTacagcatggggcgcctggctgctcagactcttgagttcagcccagctcatgatcccaggttcgtgggagcgagccctgcttcaggctaggcgctgagcatggagcctgcttaaggttctctctgtccctctgcccctctccctagaGCACATGcgtgctaaataaataaataaataaataaataagatcttgTAATCCCTAGAGCAAGGATTCTCAAAATGTAGTCTGGGGACCCCTGGCCTCTACAGAGTTAAAGCAATTTTCATGATACCAaagatgttatttgccttttcacTCATTCTCTCAGGGGCATACAGTGAAGTTTTCCAAGTGCTCCATGCTGTCTAATATATAACAACAGTTTGAATGCAGAACAGGTTAAACTAGGCTATGGTGAAAAAGTCAGAAGAGTGGTTGCCTTTTGGGAGTTGAGGGCAAGAAGTGACTGGGAAAGGCCCAGAAGGAATATTTTGGGCGGTGATGGTAACATCTTGATGATGGTATCTTGATGGAGGAGTTTGGGTTCCACAGGCATATATATTTGTCAGGACTCATGTGCAGAAGCATggcatggttttctttcttttttttatgttaatttatttttgagagagacagagacagagcacgagatggggaggagcagagagagagggagaaacagaatctgaagcaggctccaggctctgagctgtcagcgtagagcccaactcggggcccgaactcacgatccgtgagatcatgacctgagccgaagtcggaagctcaaccaactgaaccacccagacgccccatcatGGCGTGGTTTTCTAACTGTAGGATCTTCAGACTGGAAAATCTTGTCCCAGACTTTGTTTCTAAGACGTTTGAAAATCAGACATGTGGAAAATGCCCACATTTCAATGTCAGAAAGACCTGGGTTCGGTCCTAACTCTGCTCTATGCTATGTTCGTGACTTTGGACAAGTAACAGCATTTAGCAGAGTGCTTGACACATAGGCACCTAATGAATATTTGTAATATGACTGAATGAAGCCATGTAATTTTCCAGAGCTCTACTTTGTACTAACTCCAAGAAATCTCACTTTCATTTGCTCCACCAAGATTTGGAGGGTTTCTGGGTGAGTTTCCTTTAATGGCAAACCGAAGCGAGAAAAAACCAAACATGCTTCTGTTTGGGTTTGCTTGGTTATCACCTACTGGGGAATAAGCAGGGGGTTAAGGCTGGAGGGGGAGTAGACACAACAGGCCTTGGACATCTGCTGTTGTAACTCTTAAGCCACCTACAGACGTAACTGATTTCTGTCTTGGTgacttcatctgaaaaatgagaccATGCTTACTACCTTCCGATAGGATTGTtgtcataaataaatgaagtgcTTTTTGCAGAGTGCCTGAAGTCACAGTGGATGCAAAATAAATGTAAGTCCCTCTTCCGTTTTTCGTCTCTCTGTGCTATTTTGCTTGAAATAACCACGCCCCAAAACATGTATGACTGCTAATATAGACTTCCTACCAGAAGTGATCCTTAAACGTTCTCTCATATGTGCTGTGTTAGTAATCGATCTATATTTGCTCTCCTTCCCCATCACGTTACATGTGACAGCGCCAAGGATCACATCGTGTCATTGGCTGGACTTGAATTTATTGGGCTCAAAACTTTCTTGAAACCCACGAACTGTAGTCCAAGGCGagtcttctctttcttggataGTTGGGTTGTTTTGTGGGTGGTGGTTGTTTAGGGATTTGACCTTAGCTGTCTCCTGGGTGACTGCATCAGCTTGTGCATATTGGGGCTTCTCTATTCTGGGACTGCTCAAGAGGCCTGGCCCTGCGTTTCCTTAAAATGGCTCTTTCATTGCTCCACTCTGCAGTGGGAGCTTGAGGACTCAGTACCAGCCACTGGGGGGTCCATGATGGTCCAAACCGGGAAGTAGTCATATCACCCAGTTAATTTGGTGACCTCCTGTAGGGAGGGTCAGGGTAGGGTGGGaagggtcttttctttttttcttcttcctgacctttATACCTAACATGGAGCTGAAATTTACAACCCCAAGTACAGGAATCCAGTGCTCTACCaacagccagccaggcgcccctagccggGGGTGGgctcttctttttgagagattGCCTTTCATCTCCAGTTGCCATCAGAGAAGCCGTGGGCTCTCTTTGTAGTTTGTGGGCCTTTGGGCCCTTCATTCCAGGCATGTTCCAGAGTATTCCCTACTTGGAAAGGCCTCAGACATGCCCCCATTCCAGGCCACCTCAGGCTATGTGCCTGGGACCTCCTTCCTACACATATCTCAGTTATCCCTATTTAACATTCAACCACCACACAGTGAGGCCAGTTATTTTCATGTAACAGTAAATTGTTAGATTTCTACCATGTGTGAGCTGGATAGGTCATACAGAGCGTGTGACCCAGAGAAGCTCCTTTTACAAATGGGTAATTGAAACCCAGAGAGGTTAATAGATTTGACTGAGGCCATGTAGCCGAGTGGAGGGTAGGACTTAGGTTTCCCAAGTCCCTGTGCAATACTCTGCAACCCCACTGTGACCTCTAATAGCTATTAGCTAAGTTCCCAGCATTCCTCAGTAATCTTTTTATCTGACTTTGGTCAGCAAACTCCTTCATTCCCTGCCATTGTCCTgattccccaccccagccctcctaGGTTTTCTCAGGTGCAACAAGTAGTTTGTGTCAGTTGGGCTAGGCTGTAGTAGAGTGTTAAGTCAAAAGCAGtctaggtgttgctgtgaagaGGCTTAGTAGGTGTGGTTACCATCTACAATCATTTGACTTTAAGTGATGATCCTGGGTAAGCTGGGTGGGCATCATCTAGGCAGTTCAAAGgcttaaaagcaaaactgatacTACATGGtgtcacttatgtgtggaatctaaaatcaAAAAGTTGAacacaggggctcctggttgactcagtctgtagagcatgtgactgttgatctcacgGTCGTGCATCTGAGCCCAACCTTCAggataaagattacttaaaaaaaaatgtatttcttaaaaaaaaaaagttgaacacGTAGAAACCGAGTAGAATGGTGGTCACCAGGAATTGGGAAGTATAGGAAATGGGGAaagttggtaaaagggtacagaCATTCCACTGTgtagcatggtaactatagttgataatactgtactgtatgaTTACagtttgctaagagagtagatcttaagcattctcacaaattttttttttaatatttaaaaaatgtttatttattttgagagagagagagagagagcatgcaagcaggagaggggcaaagagagagatggagagagagagaatcataagcaggctccgcactgtcagtgtagagcccgatgtggggcttgatcccatgaactgtgacatcttgacctgagccaagatcaagagtagataccccaccaactgagccacccacgtgccccccccccagtttttttactttttaattttttgttattattttaagtaggcttcacatccagcatagagcccaaatgtgaggcttgaagtcacaaccctgagatcaagacctgatctgagatcaagaatcagatgcttaactgactgagccacccaggcttcccccacccccaaattttttttaagtaagggtTACTAtttggacgcctgggtggctcagtcagttgagcatctgactcttgatttcggctcaggtcatgatcccagggtcatgggatcgagccctgcattcaGGGTCTGCGccgagcatggagtctgcttaagcttcactctctcttctgcccctctccctagctcacgtgcgctttctctctctctctcaaaaaattaaaataagtaaaataaaagagtaaCAATTGATAAAGTAAATAAGATATAGGGATATAATATACAGTATAGGGAATATcgttaataatattgtaacaactttatatggtgacagatggtgatcatttcataatgtatataaatattgaatcactgtgttgtatacctgaaactaatacaatattgtatgccaattattcttccataaaaaaatttttttaagctaactctgaggtgatggatgtgttaatgaACTTGATTGTGGGAGTTCTTTCACAAggtatcaaatcatcacgttgtacaccttaaacattacaattttatttgtcatttatacttcaataaagctggaaaaagaatttctaaagaaaattaagttaCTACGAGTGTAAATTTTGATGATAAATTAATttacaaggaagaaaaggcaaaactggggTTTCCCTTAGGAAGAGTAAATTCCGCCTCTGGACTGCAGCACCCACTCCTGCCCAGGAGTTTCCAGACTGTCGGCCTGCCTTACAGACGTCACACTGGCCTCACCCACCTCCACGGTTGAGGAGCCGATCCCTTGCAGTAAATCTCTTcatgtataggggcacctggctggttcagtcactagagcaggcaactcttgatcttggggtggtgagttcaagctccacactgggggtagagatgacttaaaaataaaatcttaagggcacctggatggctcagtcgttaagtgtacgacttctgcccaggtcatgacctcgcggttcatgagttcaagccccaagtcccgctctgtgctgacagctcagagcctgcagcctgatatggattctgtctccctctttctgccccacccctttcaaaataaataagtgttaaaaatgtaaataaataaaaataaaatcttaaaggggcacctgggtggctcagttggttaagcgtctgacttcagctcaggtcatgatgttgcggtCACGatgttcacgagttcaagccctgagtgggctctgtgctgacagctggagactacttcggattctgtctttctctctctctccctctctctctctccctctctctctctccctctctctcNNNNNNNNNNctctctctccctctctctctctccctctctctctctccctctctctctctttctgcccctcctcctcttgtgctctgtctttctccctctctcacaaaaataaagcatttaaataaataaaatcattaaaaaaacctctttatgtatatatgtacgtatgtctCCTGCTGGTTTTCCTCTGGAAGAATGTGGCTCATACAACAGGCAGGTTTACTTAGGCAACAGATCAAGTCAAGGTTAGGTATTAATTCCCTCAAGGTTTGCTCCATACCCACTCCCTCTGCAAACTAACCTGTACCTTCactcatcttcattttcttctttcttaaggtTTCCTGCCCCAACAGCTACGTAAAACATCCCCCCAATCTCCTGCGAGAACTTTTTCCATCAGTTCCCTCGTCTTTCCTGAATCCtcagcctcttcctccctctgactCCTTCTTCGTCATATAAACATGCTCATGTCTCCCCTGTCtaggaaaaaaacccaatctCTCTTTCCTTACATCCCCCATAACTGTGACTAGCCTATTTTCTGGCTTTCTGGAGCCAGACATCTTGGAATATTCAAGTCTTGCTGCCTGTATTTCCTCAtttcccattcattccttagCCAACTGCAGCCTGGTTTCAGCTTCCCCCCATCCCCGCCGAAGCTCTTTCGGGATTATTCATGACCTTCTGATTGCCAAAGCCAAAGAAACTCAAGTCCGTCCTTTTCTTGCTTAGATGGCAGTAACAGCTCCATGAAATTTCTCTCTTGCCCCTGAGTGCATtccctccccggcccctcccgTCTCTTTTCTCTAACCAATTCCTCTTTGGTATTCTCCAATCCTCTGACGCCAgccttcttctcattttatatgCCCACAGTTTTCCCACGTGACTTCTTCCACATCCATCACTGGAAGTCCATTGTCTCTGTGCTTGTGACTCCTGAATCTAAGGCTTACCTGAAAGCTGTATCCAAGCCTTTATTGCTAAATAGTCCTCTGTGTAATGTTGGGTCTCCATCAGGATGTGCCACAGAAACATCAAAATGCAACAGGTCCTTGGGGCAGCTGtccggctcagtcagttaagcgtctgactcttgatttcggctcgggtcatgatctcaggtttgtgagatcgagccttgcataAAGCTCTGCACTAGTggcacggaccctgcttgggattctctctctctcgcttccCTGCTACtgcgctctcttgctctctttctctctcttcctccctctcagaataaataagtattatttaaaaatgcaacaggTCCAAAAGCTAATTTCTCCTCCTGTAGTCCCCATCTTAGAGAGAATCTCTCTCTTCCCAGTTGCCCATACTAGACATGATAGTTCTTCTAGACTCTCCTCTTTGACTCACCTTCATGGGTTCTTTTATCAAGTTCTTCTaagtctcccctccccctcgAATCTTTCAaattcctccctctcttctttcctcacaTCACTGCCTTTGTTCAGACATCCATCATTTCTGATCTAGACCTGGTCTCTTAACTGTTATCTCATCCTGCTTCACCTTCAATCCATTTTCCCCACTTATACCAGAAAAGATGATTTTCGTATAAATCTTACCAATCCCCTGGGCGAAATCTTGGTTCAGTGGCTTCTTGTAGCccataaaataaagtttcaaCAGTTTAGCATGACATGTATCGTCCCTGCCTTTCCGTGAGGCTTCATCTTTACCCAGTAGAACTTTGCATTTTAACTGTGCAATTGTCATTTTAATGTGTTCATATTTCTGCATAGGCTGTGGCCTGAGCCCAGTACTGTGCCCCTATCACACACGCACATGGGTACGCtcactcacaaacacacacacacacaccccttccttcACCAAGTCTTCCCTTTGActagaggaaaagaaatcttCAGTGGTCTCTGTATTCCCATGCACCTAGCAGAGAGCATTTGATAAACGTATGATTAGCTCAATTTAGCAATTTTAGAACTttataaggaaaggaaagttttctttaaataaaatcttttacaaAAGCCTAAAATGCCAACTACGCAAAAGCCGGGAATCCCATGACTTCGTCCTCTTCTGCGGCAGCTGCCTGTCAGGTGCCAGCGACTTCACTGGCCCAGGGTGAGACCCGCTGGTGCAAAGCTGATCCTGAAGTTGACCAGGTATCTGATGTGTCAGATTCAGCCACACAAGGGAACGAAGTCCTGACACGTGCTAccacgtggatgaaccttgaaaatacgCTAAATgggagaagccagacacaaaagaccacactaCTGGACGATTCCATCTACATGAAATGCCCGGAAGAgggaaatccatagagacagaaagtagatgggtGGTTacgaggggctgggggagaggaatGGGGAACAACTGCTTAATGGGGATGGGATTTCTTTCTGAGCTGATGACGAAATTCTGGcattagtggtgatggttgcacaatctgtgaatgtactaaaaacgtCAGAAATGGCACACTTTAAAAGGCCGAATAttggggcacccggatggctcggtcagttaagtggctgactctggatttcagctcaggtcatgatctcacggtttgtgagatcgagccccgctttgggctccgcactgagtgtggaggctgcttgggattctctctgtctctgactctcttctctctgcccctccgccactcatgctctctctcaaataaacttaaataaataaataaataaataaatgggtgaattttatgtacTTTATATCTCAAAACAAATTACTCTGACATGATACTCCATCCCATGGAATTCtttgagagaaataaaggaattgttCTAAAAACTCTCTAGGCATGAGCTTGTTTCTGTAATGTTaatatttcttcctcaaattACATGTAAACAATTGTTATCTTTGTCTCATTGGGAAGAGATGTGACTCTGGCATTCCCCATGATGTGAATAAATCTTTGGGGAGCAATGAGTGACTTCCCTCatccccaaccaccaccaccaaaaggcaaaaacaaaacactgtggTAATTTTAGGACTGGGCACTAGAATCCCAAGAAATATTTCCAAAGTGACTCTGTATCCTTGCTGAATCTCTCCAGCCACTCTGTTGCTTTCCCTGAATGGTAACCAACCCCCGACGTTCATGGAAACCCACCATGGACATCTATCCCTCTTGGAATGCCCTTTTTTTGAGGATGGAATTGGCAGAATAGAAGCTGTTGAGGAGGTGGCAGCTTCCTAGGGAAAGAAGCCCAATTCTGAGCGAGCTAAGCTAAGCAGGGAGCATCAGTGCTTATGGGCAAAGGTGGGGAGGGACTAGGCTGGAGTAAGAGACAAGAGTTCTCGACACAAACTTAAGCCAAGCTTCGGGAGACAGGTGGATTCTGGGAAAGCACGAAGGAGAGTGGCCCAGGCCACCCAGAGACAGCAAGTGGGTTAATGACAAGAGAGCCAGGTGACAGCCTTTTGGTGGGGGAACACTATCTCAAGGGGAGACAAGGGCTAGAGACTGGGACATCTGGGGTTTGGGGGGGAAGCTAGGCTGCACCCTCAGGCTTAACTCCAGTTTGGGTAAACAGTCTCAGGAGCTATCCTTGAAAAAAAGAGTTGGAGCAATCCAGAATCTTACCTCTTCTCCATAAACCAGGAAGAAAAGCCCAAGGCTTttacacctctctctctccctcccactcttcaCCAGAAAGACGTCTATAGATAGCCAGAAAGGACATTCACACATCCACAGCCAGAGTCAGGAGGCGGGTCCCAGctgcacacacccacatacactcCAGTGTCAGCTatgtccttttattattatttttattgaaccCTGTAGGTGAGGTTAGTGGTAAGGCGGTTCTCACAGCTGGCTGCAGCGGTTCAGCAACTGGTTCAATACCTGCGGTAGAAGCCCCAGTGCAGGCCGATGGCATTGATGAGGATGCTAGCGCGACCGCTAATGAATCGTAGTACGGTGTTGTGGTACAAGGGGACAGCACTGAAACTCCTGCCTATGTCTGTCCCAAAAGGCAGGTACCGGCCCTTGTTAGTCACAAAGACCAGCTTCCTCAGGTAGTAGTCGTACTTGCCAGACACCTGGATCACTGACTCCCCGGGGTGCAGGAAAATCTCCTCCAGGTCTCCCTGGGTGCCACCCACATAGTCGCTCCACACCTTGCCATAGCGCACCTGGAGGctaggggtgggggcggggggggagggaagacTGAGCAGGGTGATTGGAATTCAGGACCTCTTGGTCTACAAGCCAAGAGACCTGCAAACTGTGGCCAGGGAGGACAGGTTCCCTGCCAGTCCCAAGGTGTGTGAGGGATGAGGGAGGCCTTGAGGTCCTACTGGGAACTTCAACTCCTTTTGCTGACAGATaggctcagagaggaaaagtAACTTGGCCGGAGCCTCCCAGACAGTGGTAGAACTTCAGTTTGAAATCTAGGTTCCCGCTGTGCCCCCAACCCCTACGTGAAAGAAGCAGACGGGCCTTTCTGGATGGCTTTCATGAGGGAAGAGACTCTGCTGCCCCAGGATCAGAAGGATACATGTTTTGGGGAGAGGCGTCAGCCAAGATGGAGGATGCCCAAGGGGATCTACACCTCAGGTGGGGCCAAAGTAGCCAGCTTCCCAGCGCCTCAGCGGCTGTGGTACAGATTTGCCCAAGACGTGCACGCTGGGGGCTGTAGGGCTGTAGCAGCACCAGCCTCAGACCCCAGCTTCCTGATACCTTTCACATCCCAAGTTATCCCTGGGACTTGTTGACTGAAACAGATGTGACTCAAAGTGACTGAGAACTTTCCAATGTGGTAGGATAGGAGAAGACCCCCCAaaccacagacacacaaagaatCTTACCCTATGATGTAGTTGTTGTCGATGCGGACCCGGATGGCAGTGATGGGGCCCTCCAGCTGGTAACCAGAATGGGAGAATCGCTCGCCTCCAGCGCCTCCATACTCTCCATTATAGGAGGAGGACCTAGCCTGAACTGGAGGGGACAGTAGGCGTCAGAAGGAGAGATCTCAAGAGCTCTAGTCCCTCCTCACCACTCCTACACCTCCCACAACTCAACGTCCACCACCCCAAGCCAGCCCCTGCGAGCCTTGGCTACCGGCAGTGCAAGAAGTTGTCTTCCCATGATGCTAGTActggcctcctggcctctcaCTTACTGACATTGGCCGAGGCTGATGCGCAGACAAGGGCAAGAAGAGCAATGGTCAACAttctggggctggaggggaaagaaagcagaACGTCAATGTTCATTCACTCTGTTTCCTTTGGACTTCATTTACCCAAGCTTCCCTGGGTTAGAGTTCCAGTTGAGACTTGGCCCTCTTTGTCCCTCAACTCAGACCTAACTGACCCAGTCTTGGGCTCAGAAAGGATTGCCCCTAGTCTCTAGTCCTGCTCCTGGCAGGTACGGTGTCCTTAACCCCTCTGTCCTCCCTGGTCTCGAGGTAGCCGACCCCCTTGTTCCATCCTGAGTCAGAAGATCAGTCCTAAGCCTCTGTCTGGACCAACCCGTGTAAGTCCTGGTCCCTCCTggcacaaagcaggaaaagagttTCAAAGAAGTGGAGGCCATCTCCAAACCATAGAGATGGTTGAGTTTACCAAACCAGGATTCTGAGCAAAACCTAACTGCAACCTGCCTGTGATACACGGGCCCGGCTTGGGGGATCTCCGGGACAGAGTTCAAATTCCTAGCTTCAGCCAGGTCTCAAATCAGAAGGAAAGGAGCATTTTAGGGGTGCGTCTTTGTGTCACCCAGGCAGTGAGGGTGATTATAGACGAGACTGCCAATACCAGAAAAGGAACAGTTGAGAAACTGCACAACGAGTTTGGACCACAGCTCAAGATATCAGATTCCAGATGCCTGGTCTATTTGTCATAATTCTTTCTCCACTAACACACATCTGGCTGTATCGATACCCCGAGCATCCCAGGTGTCTCCAGTCCTTCCTCTGAGACCCAGATATCTTTGCACCTCCCTCAGATGCCCCAGGTACCTGCCACACAGGTCTCCCCTGCCGCTCACTCCAGGCAGGCTGCTGTCCAGCGCCGCTTGAATTCCCCCCAACTCAAATCCAGTCA
This window encodes:
- the ZG16 gene encoding zymogen granule membrane protein 16 isoform X1; translated protein: MNIDVLLSFPSSPRMLTIALLALVCASASANVIQARSSSYNGEYGGAGGERFSHSGYQLEGPITAIRVRIDNNYIIGLQVRYGKVWSDYVGGTQGDLEEIFLHPGESVIQVSGKYDYYLRKLVFVTNKGRYLPFGTDIGRSFSAVPLYHNTVLRFISGRASILINAIGLHWGFYRRY
- the ZG16 gene encoding zymogen granule membrane protein 16 isoform X2, whose amino-acid sequence is MNIDVLLSFPSSPRMLTIALLALVCASASANAIQARSSSYNGEYGGAGGERFSHSGYQLEGPITAIRVRIDNNYIIGLQVRYGKVWSDYVGGTQGDLEEIFLHPGESVIQVSGKYDYYLRKLVFVTNKGRYLPFGTDIGRSFSAVPLYHNTVLRFISGRASILINAIGLHWGFYRRY